A stretch of DNA from Pasteurellaceae bacterium RH1A:
CGCCTTCTAGGCTCTGTTTAGGGTCTTTAAGCCACTTGATAAGCTGGGCCAGATAGCGCAGTTGCAGGCCAATCCAGCCGGCTAGGGTCAGGCTGATGGCTACCCACATAGCGTAAGCACCCGAGGCCAGATAGGCAATGCCGCCCACAAAAACTAGGGCCAGCCCTAAGCGGAGCAGAACAGACAACAAAATAGACATAGGCATTCCTTATTCTTTGGCGCTGAAGCGGTAGCCCGATCCTCGCACTGTTTGCACCCACTTGTCCAGCCCGCAGACTTCAAGGGCCTGACGCAGGCGGCGGATATGCACGTCCACCGTGCGTTCTTCCATAAAAACGTGATCGCCCCAAACTAAGTCTAAGAGCTGCTGGCGGCTGTAAACCCTGTCGCTGTGGGTCATAAAAAAATGGAGCAGCTTAAATTCGGTCGGGCCAATGCTGATGGGTTGCAGATCATATTGGAGGAACTTGTTTTCAGGGTCAAGCTGCAAGCCCTCAAAGCTGATGGCCTGTTGAGTTTTGTGGGGGGAATGGCGGCGTAGCAGGGCCTTAATGCGGGCGACCAGCTCCCTTGGTGAGAAGGGCTTGGTCACATAATCGTCAGCCCCGATATTTAGCCCCTGTTCCTTGTCTAGCTCCTCCGAACGGGCGGTCAGCAGAATGATGGGCAGGTCTTGGGTGCGTTTATCATTCCTCAAGTGCTTGGTTAGCTGCACGCCTGACATATTCGGCAGCATCCAGTCTAGAAGTGCCAGGGTCGGTAATTCTTGCTGAATTAGGGTCAGGGCCTGCTCGGCACTCTCGGCCGTTTTTACCTCAAAGCCTGCTTGCTCTAGGGTAAATTGAAGCAGCATGGTGATGGCGACTTCGTCTTCAACAACTAAGATGGTGGCTTTGGTCATTTTATTCTCCTTATACTTCGCTCCCCCGCTTGCGGGGGAGCTGCCGAAGGCTGAGGGGGGATTGTAGCGAAGCTACAAGAATACAAGCGGTAAAATTTTTAAGAAAATTTGCAAATTTCTAAATATTTTGCCCCGCTTGCTGCTAGCTTTCCCCCACCCTAACCCTCCCCCGCAAGCGGGGGAGGGGATCAGATTAGTTTAGCCAAACTTCCCAGTAATATAATCTTCGGTTTCCTTGCGGCTTGGTTTGGTGAAGATCTGTTTGGTTTTGCCGATTTCGACCAGCTCGCCCAGGTACATATAGGCCGTGAAGTCGGACACACGGGCGGCCTGTTGCATATTGTGGGTCACAATGGCGATGGTGTAGTCGTTTTTCAGCTCAGTGATCAGCTCTTCAATATAGGCGGTTGAAATCGGGTCTAGGGCGGAGGTCGGTTCGTCCAAGAGCAAGACTTCGGGCTGGTTGGCAATGGCTCGGGCAATGCAGAGCCGCTGTTGCTGGCCGCCTGAAAGGGAGTTGCCCGATTGCTTGAGCTTGTCCTTGACCTCGTTCCAGAGGGCAGCTTTTTTCAAGGCCCATTCCACACGGTCGTCTAGCTCGCTGCGGCTGAGGTTCTCATAAAGTTTGACCCCGAAGGTCACGTTATCGTAAATGGACATAGGAAAAGGTGTCGGTTTTTGGAAAACCATGCCCACCTTAGCTCGTAGGAGGTTGAGATCCACATCGCTGTCTAAGAGGTTCTTGCCATCTAGCAGTAACTCGCCCTCGGCCCGCATACCAGGGTAGAGGTCGTACATACGGTTGAAGGTGCGAAGGAGGGTGGATTTACCACAGCCTGACGGGCCGATAAAGGCTGTCACGCTTTTTTCGGCGATGTCCACGTTGATGTTTTTCAGGGCGTGGAAGTCGCCGTAGTAGAAATTGAGTTGGCGGGCGGAAATTTTGCTATTCATCTTGTTTTCCTTTTCTAGTGTTTCTTGCGGCCTAAGATACGGGCGGCGATGTTGGCCAATAAAACGGTCAGGGCAATTAAGAGCGCACCTGTCCAGGCCAGGGACTGCCAGTCTTCATAAGGGCTCATGGCGAACTGGTAGATCACGTTAGGCAGGTTAGCCAGGGGCTGGTTCATGTCCGAGCTGAAGAACTGGTTGTTAAGGGCCGTAAAGAGCAGCGGGGCCGTTTCACCTGAAATGCGGGCAAAGGCTAGCAAGACACCAGTCAGCACGCCTGTTTTGGCCGACTTGAGCGAGACCATCATCACCATCTTCCACTTAGGCGTACCTAAAGCATAGGCGGCTTCCCGCAGGCTGTTTGGCACCAGTTTGAGCATATTTTCCGTGGTACGCACCACCACAGGAATCACCAGGAGGGAAAGGGCCAAGGAGCCTGCCCAGCCTGAGAAATGGCCCTGCTGCACCACGATAATGCCGTAGATAAAGAGGCCAATCACGATAGACGGTGCGGACAGCAAGATATCGTTCATAAAGCGAGTGAGTGCCGCCATCTTGCTTTTGCCGCCAAATTCGGCCAGGTAAATGCCGGTTAAGATTCCAATGGGCGTGCCGATAAAGAGGCCGAAGAAGGTGATCATGAGGCTGCCCCAAATGGCGTTACGCAGGCCGCCTTCCATACCTGATGGGAGAGTGTCGGCACGGAAAACCTGCATACTGAGGCCACTAAGCCCCTCACCAAAGAGGGTGTAGAAAATCCAGCCCAACCAAAAGAGGCCAAAGCCCATCATAACCCAGGCCAGGGTCAGGGAAATGCGGTTGGTCCACTTGCGGCGGCGGTATAAGGCCGCATTCATATTGTGTTTTTGCATCTTAACGCCCCTCTTTTTGGCCCATTTTGAGCAACATAAGTTTAGAAATACAGAGCACCACAAAGGTAATAATAAAGAGGATTAAACCTAGGTAAAGCAGGGAGGACAGGTGCATTGGATCGACCGCCTCGGCAAATTCATTGGCCAGGGCAGAGGTAATGGACACGCCCGAGTTGTTGAGGCTGGCACTGATGTTGAAGGTGTTGCCGATAATAAAGGTCACGGCCATGGTTTCGCCCAAGGCACGGCCCAGGCCTAAAATAATGCCGCCGACCACGCCCGCCTTGGTGTAAGGCAGAACGATATGGCGAATAACCTCCCAGCGGGTGCTGCCCAGGCCGTAAGCCGATTCTTTGAGCATTGGCGGGGTGACTTCAAACACATCCCGCATCACCGAGGCGATAAAAGGGATAATCATAATGGCCAAGATCAGGCCTGCTGGAAACAACCCAATCCCCATCGGAATGCCTTGGAAAAGCACGCCAATCAGCGGAATATGGCCGAATTGTTCAATCATAAAGGGCTGGATGGTTTCCGAGAAAATAGGCGCAAAAACGAACAAGCCCCACATACCGTAGATGATAGAAGGAATACCAGCCAAGAGTTCCACCGCAATACTAAGCGGGCGGCGCAGGAAGGTTGGGCAGAGTTCGGTTAAGAAAATGGCAATGCCAAAACTGACTGGCACGGCAATAAGCAGGGCGATGGCGGAGGTGACTAGTGTGCCGTAAATGGGCGCCAGCGCACCGTAATTACCCTGCACCGTGTCCCAATCGCTGGAGGTAAAAAAGCCAAAGCCGAACTGCTGCATACTTGGCATGGCCCCGATGATAAGCGAAACCAAGATGCCACTTAGGCTGATAAGCACTAAAAAGGCAAAGAGGCGGGTGGTGTTGATAAACAGCAGATCCCACAGGGCTTGGCGCTTTAGTTGATGATGAAGTTTGTCCATATTTGCAACTTTTTTGAAGAAACTAACCGCTTGTGATTAGCTGAACTTGATAGCGCCAGCGTCCTCGCTGGTGCTAATACGTTTGAGGCACCAGCGAGGACGCTGGCGCCATCTTTACAAGAACTTAATAAACCTTCTGCCCCTTGTCGTCGGCGATTTGTTTCCACTCATCACGCACAAGGTTTTTCACGCTGTCTGGCAGAGGTACATAGTCCAATTTCTGGGCTTGTTCGTTGCCCTTATTGTAGGCCCAATCGAAGAAGTTGAGCACGGTTTTGGTGTTTTCTGCCTTAATAGCGGTTTTCGGCACCAAGATAAAGGTGGCGGCGGCTAATGGCCAGGCCTCTTCAGCAGGTTGGTTGGTTAGCACCAGGCTAAAGCCCTTCACGCCCTTCCAGTCCACATTGGCAGCAGCCGCAAAGCTGGCTTGTGATGGTTGAACAAACTTGCCGGCCTTGTTTTGCAGTTGAACGTGGGACATGGCATTTTGTTTGGCATAGGCATATTCCACATAGCCGATGGAGTTTTTCACACGGTTTACATAAATAGACACACCCTCGTTACCCTTGCCTGCGGCACCCGTGGCAGAGGTGGCCCATTTCACCGTGTTGGCCGCACCTACTTGGTCTTTCCAAGCTGGGGAAACCTGGCTGAGATAGGTGGTGAAAATAAAAGTGGTGCCGGAGCCGTCAGAACGGAAAACGGTGGTGATTGGGGCATCTGGCAGTTTCAGATCTGGGTTGAGGGCGGCGATTTTGCCATCATTCCAGCGGGTGATCTTGCCCAGGTAAATTTCAGCCAAGAGTTCGCCGGTCAGCTTTAACTCGCCTGGCTTAATGCCTTCGACATTGACCACTGGCACCACGCCGCCAATCACGGTTGGGAATTGAACAAGGTTATTTTTCTCTAAATCTTCACTTTTCATTGGGGAGTCAGTCGCCCCGAAGTCCACAGTTTTGGAGACGATTTGCTTCACGCCACCTGATGAACCGATAGACTGATAATTCACACGATTGCCTGTTTCTGCTTGGAAGCTCTGCGCCCACTGGACATAAATCGGTTGTGGGAAAGAAGCACCCGCACCTGTGACATCAACTGCCTTGGCAGTGGTGGTAAGGGCAAGGCCTGCAAGGAAAGCAATACTTAATTGACGAAGTTTCATAGGTTTTCTCCTGATTGTTTGGCTGATTTTTCAGCCTCTACAAGATAACAAATCAATATTACAGAAAGATGACAGTTTGAAATATTTCTGTTTTAAGCCAAATCTTGTTTGAGCTGGTCTAACTGCTTGTGGCGAATATCCACGCCCCGCACCAGATAAACCACGTGCTCGGCCACGTTTTTGGCGTGATCGCCAATGCGTTCAATGGCCTTGTTGATCATCATTACATCAATCCAGGTGCTGATGCTGCGAGGATCTTCAATCATATAGCTGATGAGAATGCGGGCTTGGTTACGGTAGTCGGTGTCAAGTTTGTGATCGGCCTCGGCAATTTCCAGCACGGCGGTTTCGTCTAGGCGGGCAAAGGCATCCAAGGCACGGCGCAGCATTTGCACGGTCATCTCGATTAGGCGGTGGGTGTCGTAAAGGCCAGTGGTAGAAATGCGGTTGTTTTGCAGGAGATCGTGGAGGTATTGGGCGATTTTTTTCAGTTCATCGCCAATCCGCTCCAAGTCCACAATCACACGGCTGACCGCCAACACAAAACGCAAATCGCCTGCGGCAGGCTGGCGGCGGGCGATGATGGTTTGGCAATGGTCGTCAATTTGGACTTCAAAATCGTTGATGATACGGTCAGCCTCAATTACATCGGCTAAAAAACCGACTGAACCCTGGTTAAGGGACTGCTGAACCCGCTCTAATTGTTGCTCAACCAAGCCGCCCATTTGCATGACTTCGCTGCGGACACTTTCGAGTTCTTGGTTGAAATGAGATGAAATATGTTTTGCCATAAATGCTCCTTAAAAAGTAGGAGCAGTGTAGCAGATAAATGTGACAGAAATATGACAGAGTGAAATATATTGAGGTAGGGTGCGGTTTACCGCACCGTTTTACGCTTGATTAGCCAACCAGCCCTCAACCTCTTCCCGAATTTGTTGAGAAACCAGCCCAATGGGTTGTGCGGCATCAATCAAAATGGCCTTGGGATTGGCCTCAACCAAGGCCAAATAACGGGCTCGGGTGCGGTGGAAGAAATCGATATGCTGCTGTTCAATCCGATCCAGCGCCCCTCGGCCCTTGGCTCGTTCCAAACCAATAGCAGGATCTAAGTCCAAATAGAGGGTAAGATCAGGCTCAAAGCCATCTAGAATAACTGATCCAATTTGCTCTACCAAGGCTTGTAGCCCCCGTCCTCCGCCCTGATAGGCCTGGCTGGAGAGATCGTGCCTGTCGCCAATTACCCACTTGCCTGAAGCTAAAGCAGGTTGGATGACGGTTTCAACCAACTGAGTACGGGCAGCATACATCATCAGGACTTCAGCCTTGTCGGTGGTGTGTTCCCCATCCTTGCCCTCCTTCCAAAGGCTGCGAAGTACCTCCGCAATGGGCGTGCCGCCTGGTTCACGGGTGGTAATAAAGTCGATTTTGTGAGCTTCTAGCACCTGGCTAACCACTCGCACCGCATTGCTCTTGCCGGCCCCTTCCAGGCCCTCAATCGTGATAAATTTTCCCTTCATTATTTTGCCTTATTGTTTTCTCGGTACCATTTTAAATAGGCCTGCACCGCCCGATTATGTTCGGCCAAGGTGCGGCTAAACTTGTGCCCACCCGTGCCATCTGCCACAAAGTAGAGGAAGTCGGTTTGGGCAGGCTGGGCCACAGCCTGAATAGAAGCCGCACTAGGCATGGCAATAGGGGTTGGCGGCAGGCCGTCAATCACATAAGTGTTATAAGCCGTGGCCTCTTGTAAATCTTTTTTACGGATATTGCCATCATAGCGGTCGCCCATGCCATAAATAACTGTTGGATCGGTCTGTAATTTCATTTTGAGTCTCAAGCGGTTAATAAAAACTGAAGCCACCTGTGCCCGCTCGTGAGCCAAGCCTGTCTCCTTCTCCACAATGGAGGCCAGGATCAGCATTTCATAAGGGTTGGCCAGTGGCAGATTGTCTGCCCGCTTGGCCCAGGCCTCTTCTAGGGTTTTAAGTTGCTTTTGGTAGGCCCGTTTAAGCAGGGCCAGATCGCTGGTATGGGGCACATAGCTGTAGGTGTCAGGGGCTAGCCAACCTTCGATTTTTTCATGGGCAATGCCCAGGGCTTTTGCAAGTTCTGCCTCCGATCTGCCCGCTTGGGTTTGATCTAAATAAGGGGCCTTGGCCAGCTGTTCCTGCCAATTTTTGAAGGTTCTGCCTTCAATAAACTGGACGGACAGTTGCACTTCCTTGCCGCTGTTTAAATGCGCCAAGAGATCCTGGACGGTCTGGATATTGTCCAAGGAATAAACACCGGCACGGAACTTGCTGTATTCAGGTTTGAGGCGGATAAAGTAGGGCAACCAATCGCTATGTTCTTTAATAATGCCTTTTTCAGCTAGAAGATTGGCTAATTTAAGGCTGGATGTGCCTTTTTCGACCACAAGAAATTTATCTTCAGGAGGGTAAACTATTTGTTGGCCAAAGGCCTCAAGTTTTTGGTAGGCATAAAAACCAAATCCTGCAAGTAAGAGCAGCAGGGTAAAAAAGAAGGAAAGAAGTTTTTTTAGCATATAGGAAAAATCATTAGAAGATTAGGCTTTCACTATAACAAACAAGCGGGGAAATTTTTAGAATTTTTTACAAAATAAGGCTAGGGATTGAGCTGGTGGGTCGTGAAGGGCTCGAACCTTCGACCTACGGATTAAGAGTCCGCTACTCTACCAACTGAGTTAACGACCCGAGAGAGTAGTTTAAATGGTGGGTCGTGAAGGATTCGAACCTTCGACCAACGGATTAAAAGTCCGCTGCTCTACCGACTGAGCTAACGACCCTAAAAGGGAATTTCTAAAGTGGTGGGTCGTGAAGGATTCGAACCTTCGACCAACGGATTAAAAGTCCGCTGCTCTACCGACTGAGCTAACGACCCTTTAGAAAGGCTCGCAATTAAGTGGTGGGTCGTGAAGGATTCGAACCTTCGACCAACGGATTAAAAGTCCGCTGCTCTACCGACTGAGCTAACGACCCTTAATTGCGTAACGGAGGCATATAATACGGATTTTTAGGCCTTAAGCAACCTTTTTTTATGGAAATCCGTTTGATTGCATAGTTTGCAAGCGATTTGGTTGGATAAGAGGGTTTTCGTGCTATGGGGTATTTTGCCTCTAAACAAATTTTAGTCTATTCCTTGACTTTATAGGCTAATTTCAGTATTTTTAATCCCAGTGGAGATTCGCTACCAGAAGTGCGAGACTTAAAAGTGGAGATTCGCTGCCAGAAGTGCGAGACTTAAAAGAGGTGCTTCGCTGCCTTAATGCGAGCTTTAAAAATAACAAAAGAGAGCATAATGCTCTCTTTTGTCATATATAGAAATGAGAAAGAGAAATTTAAAGCTGTATCATATAAATGGAGATTATGTTAATTACCTCAAATCATTCGATAGTCATGTTCAACATAACTATGATAGTGAAAGGAATCAAAAACCTTATGTAGGTATTGTCTTAAGCGTGAACGGTAAGCACTATTTTGCTCCTCTTACTTCACCGAAAGAAAAACACCTTAAGATAAAAAACTCAGATCCTACAACCTTTAAAATTAAAGATAATACTAAATTTTATGGTTCAGTCTTGCTGAACAATATGATACCTGTGAAAACCTGCCATTTAATTGCCTTTGATATTTCTGAGATTAAGGACCTAAATTATAAGAATCTTCTCAACAGAGAATACCAAATTATTTCAAAAAATGAAACTCTTATTAGAGCTAAAGCAAACACGTTATACAATTCCGTGATTTCTAAATCTAATGCTTATTTTTGCAAGGTTTCGTGTGATTTTCAGCAATTAGAAATCGCTTGTGATCATTATTCAGAGTAAGTTCTAGAAAAGCCTCTGCCTCGCTATAGTGGAATATCTATGATTAAAAATAAGGCGCACAATATCAGGGGGAGTATGAAATTAGTTTTTGACTGTTATCTTAAAGATAACAATTTGGAACCAACTTGTTATTCTTTAGAAGAAAACGAACTTAATCCTTTAACTGGCTATCTGACAGATACCACAGGGGGAAGCTATGGAGAGTATTTGAAGTTTCTAAAAAAATCTTTAGATATATTAAATGATGATGAAAAAGATATTGACATCTCATCAAACTCATGGGGAGTTAATGTCTTTGATACATATGTGGAAATATATTTTTTGTACGATGAAAACAATGAAAACTATAAATTAAAGATGAACAAATTCGCTTTTTCAAGCATTATAAATGAATGGATTTTATTTTTACAAGAAAAAGGATTTGATACTAATCCCATCCAAGATTAAAAAGGGGCGAATATAATTCGCCCCTACAAATTACTCATCAATCGAACGTAAAAGTTCGTTAATGCCCACCTTACCACGGGTTTTGGCATCCACTTTTTTCACGATAACCGCACAGTAGAGGTTGTACTTACCGCATTTAGACGGCAGGCTGCCTGATACCACAACCGATCCCGCTGGCACACGGCCGTAGTGGATTTCGCCGGTTTCACGGTCGTAGATCTTGGTGGATTGGCCGATGAACACGCCCATGGAAATGACCGAACCTTCTTCTACGATCACGCCTTCCACGATTTCAGAACGGGCGCCGATAAAGCAGTTGTCTTCGATAATGGTCGGGTTGGCCTGGAGTGGCTCTAAAACGCCACCGATGCCCACGCCGCCTGAAAGGTGAACGTTTTTACCGATTTGAGCACAAGAACCCACGGTGGCCCAGGTGTCCACCATGGTGCCTTCGTCCACATAGGCACCAATGTTGACATAAGATGGCATAAGCACGGTATTTTTGGCAATGTAGGCCCCTTGGCGAACTGTGGCAGATGGCACGACACGGAAGCCTTCTTCTTTGAAACGGGCTTCATCGTAGGCAGCAAATTTAAGCGGAACCTTGTCGTAGTAGTTGGTTTCTGCCCCATCAATGATTTGGTTGTCACGGATACGGAAGGAGAGCAGCACCGCCTTTTTCAGCCATTGGTGAACCACCCAGTCGCCACCCACTTTTTCGGCCACACGCAGCTCGCCGCTGTCTAGTTTGAGCACGGCTTCTTCAATGGCAGCTTTGGTCGCAGCATCAACCGTATTTGGAGTAATGTCTGCACGGATTTCCCATGCAGCTTCGATGATAGATTGTAAAGACATTTGAACTTCCTTTTGGGTATAAAAAAATGATGGACTTTTTAACACACAACAGCGATCATTTCTAGCTATTTATGCAAGCGGTAGATTTTGTCAGAAAATTTGCAAAAAAACGACTAATTTATACCCCTTGTTGAGCTGATAGAGAGAAAAACATGACAACAAAATTAACTCCCGATGAAGCCATTGATCTGGCTTACGATATTTTCTTAGAAATGGCCGGCGAAAATCTGGATCCTGCCGATATTTTGCTCTTTAACCTGCAATTTGAAGACCGTGGTGCGGTGGAAATGGTGGAAACCAGTGAGGACTGGGATCAGGAAATCGGCACCCTGATTGACCCTGAGGCCTTCGCCGAGGTTTGGGTGGGCTTGGTTAATGATGAGGATGTGATGGACGATGTCTTCGCCCGCTTCCTTATCTCCCACGAGGCGGAAAACCGTGAATATCATGTAATTTGGAAGGAGTAAGTGATGGCTGAAATCAATCAATTCGCCCAAGATTTTCGCAATGCCATGGCTCATTTGTCTTCGGCGGTCAGCATTGTGACCAGCCAAGGCCCTGCCGGCAAGGTGGGCCTGACGGTTTCCTCGGTCTGTTCGGTGACCGATTCGCCGCCAGCCCTGCTCTTTTGCGTGAACCAGTCCAGCGATCTGCACGACATCATCAAGACCAATGGCAAGGTCTGCATTAACGTGCTTAACCATGAGCAAGAGGAACTGGCCAAGCACTTTGCTGCCATGCTCAATTCCAGCATGGACGAGCGTTTTTCCTGGGATATCTGGAATGAGGGAAAGGACGGCCAGCCCGTTTTAAGAGAAGCGATTTCCGCCCTAGAAGGCCAGATTATCGACAGCCACACAGTGGGCAGCCACAGCATTTTTATCGTGCGATTAAGCCAAATTGATGTCGCCCCTAAGCCTGGCTTGGTTTATTTTGGCCGGCAGTTTAAGGCGCTTGAGATCTAGCAAGCGGGTTGGAAAAGCGGATTTTTTGCAAAAAAGAAGCTGGAAGATGATTGGTGAGCTTGTCGAACCATAAATCTTCCAGCTTTTTGTTTAGTTATTCCTCTACTCTAAAATGTCGCTGGCTCTTGGTTTCACTGCGGCTTTCAATCAAGCGATGGTAGTTTTCAAAACGGACGGGATCAATCTTGCCCTGCTCCACAGCCTCCCGCAGGGCGCAGCCCGGATCGGCCTTGTGTTTGCAGTCACGGAATTTGCAGGTGCCCAGCACGGCTTGGAATTCCCGATAGCCCTGAGTGATTTGCTCGGCCTCCAAATGCCAGAGGCCAAATTCCCGAATGCCTGGGGAATCAATCAGGTTCCCGCCTTGGGGCAAATGATAAAGACGAGAGGCTGTGGTGGTGTGTTGGCCCAAGCCTGAGTTATCGCTCACTGCCCCCGTCAGGGCATTGACGTCAGGCAGGAGCTGATTGATGAGGCTAGACTTACCCACCCCAGATTGGCCGACAAAAATTGAGGTGCCTTGGGATAAATAACGGTCTAACTCGGCCATATTTTCGCCCGTATTGGCGGATAAGCACAGGGTTTGATAGCCGATTTTTTGGTAAATAGCTAATTGTTCTTCAGCCGCCAAACGCTCGGCTTCATTCAGCAAATCAATTTTATTGAGCACGATCAGGGCTGGAATGCCAGCGTTTTCGCAGATGACCAAGTAACGATCGATAATATTAAGCGACAGGGTAGGCAGGACGGCAGAGACGATAATAATCTGGTCAATATTGGCCGCCATAACCTTAATGCCATCATAATAATCGGGGCGAGATAGCTCATTCTGGCGGGGATAAACCGCCTCAATCACGCCACTAATCCCTTGTAACTGTTCGTTGCCCTGACGCCAAGACACCAAATCCCCCACCA
This window harbors:
- a CDS encoding phosphate regulon transcriptional regulatory protein PhoB; amino-acid sequence: MTKATILVVEDEVAITMLLQFTLEQAGFEVKTAESAEQALTLIQQELPTLALLDWMLPNMSGVQLTKHLRNDKRTQDLPIILLTARSEELDKEQGLNIGADDYVTKPFSPRELVARIKALLRRHSPHKTQQAISFEGLQLDPENKFLQYDLQPISIGPTEFKLLHFFMTHSDRVYSRQQLLDLVWGDHVFMEERTVDVHIRRLRQALEVCGLDKWVQTVRGSGYRFSAKE
- a CDS encoding phosphate ABC transporter ATP-binding protein is translated as MNSKISARQLNFYYGDFHALKNINVDIAEKSVTAFIGPSGCGKSTLLRTFNRMYDLYPGMRAEGELLLDGKNLLDSDVDLNLLRAKVGMVFQKPTPFPMSIYDNVTFGVKLYENLSRSELDDRVEWALKKAALWNEVKDKLKQSGNSLSGGQQQRLCIARAIANQPEVLLLDEPTSALDPISTAYIEELITELKNDYTIAIVTHNMQQAARVSDFTAYMYLGELVEIGKTKQIFTKPSRKETEDYITGKFG
- a CDS encoding phosphate ABC transporter, permease protein PstA, translated to MQKHNMNAALYRRRKWTNRISLTLAWVMMGFGLFWLGWIFYTLFGEGLSGLSMQVFRADTLPSGMEGGLRNAIWGSLMITFFGLFIGTPIGILTGIYLAEFGGKSKMAALTRFMNDILLSAPSIVIGLFIYGIIVVQQGHFSGWAGSLALSLLVIPVVVRTTENMLKLVPNSLREAAYALGTPKWKMVMMVSLKSAKTGVLTGVLLAFARISGETAPLLFTALNNQFFSSDMNQPLANLPNVIYQFAMSPYEDWQSLAWTGALLIALTVLLANIAARILGRKKH
- a CDS encoding phosphate ABC transporter permease subunit PstC — translated: MDKLHHQLKRQALWDLLFINTTRLFAFLVLISLSGILVSLIIGAMPSMQQFGFGFFTSSDWDTVQGNYGALAPIYGTLVTSAIALLIAVPVSFGIAIFLTELCPTFLRRPLSIAVELLAGIPSIIYGMWGLFVFAPIFSETIQPFMIEQFGHIPLIGVLFQGIPMGIGLFPAGLILAIMIIPFIASVMRDVFEVTPPMLKESAYGLGSTRWEVIRHIVLPYTKAGVVGGIILGLGRALGETMAVTFIIGNTFNISASLNNSGVSITSALANEFAEAVDPMHLSSLLYLGLILFIITFVVLCISKLMLLKMGQKEGR
- a CDS encoding phosphate ABC transporter substrate-binding protein PstS, with translation MKLRQLSIAFLAGLALTTTAKAVDVTGAGASFPQPIYVQWAQSFQAETGNRVNYQSIGSSGGVKQIVSKTVDFGATDSPMKSEDLEKNNLVQFPTVIGGVVPVVNVEGIKPGELKLTGELLAEIYLGKITRWNDGKIAALNPDLKLPDAPITTVFRSDGSGTTFIFTTYLSQVSPAWKDQVGAANTVKWATSATGAAGKGNEGVSIYVNRVKNSIGYVEYAYAKQNAMSHVQLQNKAGKFVQPSQASFAAAANVDWKGVKGFSLVLTNQPAEEAWPLAAATFILVPKTAIKAENTKTVLNFFDWAYNKGNEQAQKLDYVPLPDSVKNLVRDEWKQIADDKGQKVY
- a CDS encoding phosphate transport system regulatory protein PhoU; this translates as MAKHISSHFNQELESVRSEVMQMGGLVEQQLERVQQSLNQGSVGFLADVIEADRIINDFEVQIDDHCQTIIARRQPAAGDLRFVLAVSRVIVDLERIGDELKKIAQYLHDLLQNNRISTTGLYDTHRLIEMTVQMLRRALDAFARLDETAVLEIAEADHKLDTDYRNQARILISYMIEDPRSISTWIDVMMINKAIERIGDHAKNVAEHVVYLVRGVDIRHKQLDQLKQDLA
- a CDS encoding dTMP kinase, whose protein sequence is MKGKFITIEGLEGAGKSNAVRVVSQVLEAHKIDFITTREPGGTPIAEVLRSLWKEGKDGEHTTDKAEVLMMYAARTQLVETVIQPALASGKWVIGDRHDLSSQAYQGGGRGLQALVEQIGSVILDGFEPDLTLYLDLDPAIGLERAKGRGALDRIEQQHIDFFHRTRARYLALVEANPKAILIDAAQPIGLVSQQIREEVEGWLANQA
- a CDS encoding cell division protein YceG; amino-acid sequence: MLKKLLSFFFTLLLLLAGFGFYAYQKLEAFGQQIVYPPEDKFLVVEKGTSSLKLANLLAEKGIIKEHSDWLPYFIRLKPEYSKFRAGVYSLDNIQTVQDLLAHLNSGKEVQLSVQFIEGRTFKNWQEQLAKAPYLDQTQAGRSEAELAKALGIAHEKIEGWLAPDTYSYVPHTSDLALLKRAYQKQLKTLEEAWAKRADNLPLANPYEMLILASIVEKETGLAHERAQVASVFINRLRLKMKLQTDPTVIYGMGDRYDGNIRKKDLQEATAYNTYVIDGLPPTPIAMPSAASIQAVAQPAQTDFLYFVADGTGGHKFSRTLAEHNRAVQAYLKWYRENNKAK
- a CDS encoding 2,3,4,5-tetrahydropyridine-2,6-dicarboxylate N-succinyltransferase codes for the protein MSLQSIIEAAWEIRADITPNTVDAATKAAIEEAVLKLDSGELRVAEKVGGDWVVHQWLKKAVLLSFRIRDNQIIDGAETNYYDKVPLKFAAYDEARFKEEGFRVVPSATVRQGAYIAKNTVLMPSYVNIGAYVDEGTMVDTWATVGSCAQIGKNVHLSGGVGIGGVLEPLQANPTIIEDNCFIGARSEIVEGVIVEEGSVISMGVFIGQSTKIYDRETGEIHYGRVPAGSVVVSGSLPSKCGKYNLYCAVIVKKVDAKTRGKVGINELLRSIDE
- a CDS encoding 4-hydroxyphenylacetate 3-monooxygenase, reductase component, producing MAEINQFAQDFRNAMAHLSSAVSIVTSQGPAGKVGLTVSSVCSVTDSPPALLFCVNQSSDLHDIIKTNGKVCINVLNHEQEELAKHFAAMLNSSMDERFSWDIWNEGKDGQPVLREAISALEGQIIDSHTVGSHSIFIVRLSQIDVAPKPGLVYFGRQFKALEI
- a CDS encoding ribosome biogenesis GTPase RsgA (EngC; RsgA; CpgA; circularly permuted GTPase; ribosome small subunit-dependent GTPase A; has the pattern G4-G1-G3 as opposed to other GTPases; interacts strongly with 30S ribosome which stimulates GTPase activity), with translation MSKPKLTQNQKRRIQSNHHKKIHKKELEWQDEMLGEAQEGVVVTRHAKHADVEAAGGEIVRCNLRRTLKNVVVGDLVSWRQGNEQLQGISGVIEAVYPRQNELSRPDYYDGIKVMAANIDQIIIVSAVLPTLSLNIIDRYLVICENAGIPALIVLNKIDLLNEAERLAAEEQLAIYQKIGYQTLCLSANTGENMAELDRYLSQGTSIFVGQSGVGKSSLINQLLPDVNALTGAVSDNSGLGQHTTTASRLYHLPQGGNLIDSPGIREFGLWHLEAEQITQGYREFQAVLGTCKFRDCKHKADPGCALREAVEQGKIDPVRFENYHRLIESRSETKSQRHFRVEE